In one Suricata suricatta isolate VVHF042 chromosome 9, meerkat_22Aug2017_6uvM2_HiC, whole genome shotgun sequence genomic region, the following are encoded:
- the FSCB gene encoding fibrous sheath CABYR-binding protein isoform X2 codes for MEESDEPDQPISAGRQEIRKRRRPSQPMVDKCHQTEVTEKKKHLPISQSSGPKATLSIGNISGSKVNCESLRISSQLQQTWAKRKRVHDMTDKSLQTDTTVEEKKEEIKSVGETVVPEEMPAAVGEVVSEFPESVQEVKIPSSGHSVQLKVDRSQQTSCTGDWTMMNIPQKETVDKEQQTYFSESEIVVFGRPDSPFSKSNEVVQKRHSSGKIFISEYPKWQPSTSRDEGIRQEDIIRSSFSQQSKKGSLGPLEDEQYIPVEVQPLISEEVSAEVQPTLAEDIPAGKPTSEFQHPQTEETPTEKGPAKVQPTLGEEALSERPPAEVQSPNIEKSPVQPFPEEETPEDEAPAKVESILAEEAFSEEPLSTEEPSIQEATELQLPPALEALIEEAGAEVQSPPAEAPGEVQSQSAKEAPAEEAPAEVQSPPPEEAPEKQAPGEVQSPPAEALVEVQPPPAEEVPAEEAPGEVQSPPAEASPEGQSPPAEAPGEVQSPPNKEAPVEEAPAKVQSPPAEEATKAEARAKVQSPPAEAQAEVQSPPAEAQAEVQSPPAEAQAEVQSSPAEAQAEVQSPPAEATTAEEISAEVQSLPTEEASAEKASAEIWSLLSKEGPAEEAPAEFGSPPTEEASAEEASDEVLSLLGMDTPAEEASVNLWPQLVAKEAPAEEAYEETSAEVQSSPDVKAPEEKTPAEFWSPSAEDTTLEMLSVDKHFPAPKEDFITQISIENVLTQPSEQPAADKSLVDHVSTEHQYLQTEVPVVKLESKVLEDHQKPK; via the exons atggaagaaagtgaTGAACCTGATCAGCCTATTTCAGCAGGGAGGCAAGAAATTCGAAAAAGAAGACGACCCAGTCAACCAATGGTAGATAAGTGCCATCAGACTGaagtgacagagaaaaagaaacatctgcCTATATCACAATCATCTGGCCCTAAAGCTACCCTTAGTATTGGTAACATTTCTGGAAGCAAAGTCAACTGTGAGTCTCTCAGAATATCTTCTCAACTTCAGCAAACTTGGGCAAAGAGAAAGCGTGTACATGACATGACTGATAAATCTCTGCAAACAGACACTactgtagaagagaaaaaagaagaaatcaagtcaGTTGGTGAAACAGTGGTACCTGAAGAAATGCCAGCTGCTGTTGGAGAAGTAGTCTCTGAATTTCCAGAGAGTGTTCAGGAAGTAAAAATTCCGTCAAGCGGACATTCAGTTCAATTGAAAGTAGACAGATCTCAGCAGACCAGCTGTACTGGAGACTGGACAATGATGAACATTCCTCAAAAAGAAACAGTGGACAAAGAACAGCAGACGTACTTTAGTGAATCAGAAATAGTGGTTTTTGGCAGGCCAGATAGCcctttttcaaaatcaaatgaaGTTGTGCAGAAACGCCACTCCTCGGGGAAGATTTTTATTAGTGAATATCCTAAATGGCAACCCTCAACAAGTAGAGATGAAGGAATTAGGCAGGAAGATATTATCAGATCTTCATTTAGTCAGCAAAGCAAAAAAGGTAGTTTGGGACCTTTAGAAGATGAGCAATACATTCCAGTTGAGGTACAGCCTCTCATTTCAGAAGAGGTTTCGGCTGAAGTGCAACCTACACTAGCTGAGGACATTCCTGCAGGAAAGCCCACCAGTGAATTTCAGCATCCACAAACTGAGGAGACTCCTACAGAAAAGGGCCCTGCCAAAGTACAGCCGACCCTGGGTGAAGAGGCTCTTTCAGAAAGGCCTCCTGCTGAAGTTCAGTCTCCAAACATTGAAAAATCTCCTGTACAGCCTTTCCCAGAGGAAGAGACTCCTGAAGATGAGGCCCCTGCTAAAGTAGAGTCTATCCTTGCTGAAGAGGCTTTTTCAGAAGAGCCTCTATCAACTGAAGAGCCTTCTATACAGGAGGCCACAGAACTTCAGCTTCCACCAGCTCTGGAGGCACTTATAGAAGAGGCCGGAGCTGAGGTTCAGTCTCCACCAGCTGAGGCCCCAGGTGAAGTTCAGTCTCAATCAGCTAAGGAGGCCCCTGCAGAAGAGGCCCCAGCCGAAGTTCAGTCTCCACCACCTGAGGAGGCCCCCGAAAAACAGGCCCCAG GTGAAGTTCAGTCTCCACCAGCTGAGGCCCTAGTTGAAGTTCAACCTCCACCAGCTGAGGAGGTCCCTGCAGAAGAGGCCCCAGGTGAAGTTCAGTCTCCACCAGCTGAGGCCTCACCTGAAGGTCAGTCTCCACCAGCTGAGGCCCCAGGTGAAGTTCAGTCTCCACCGAATAAGGAGGCCCCTGTAGAAGAGGCCCCAGCCAAAGTGCAGTCTCCACCAGCTGAGGAAGCCACCAAAGCAGAGGCCCGAGCTAAAGTTCAGTCTCCACCAGCTGAGGCCCAAGCTGAAGTGCAGTCTCCACCAGCTGAGGCCCAAGCTGAAGTGCAGTCTCCACCAGCTGAGGCCCAAGCTGAAGTGCAGTCTTCACCAGCTGAGGCCCAAGCTGAAGTGCAGTCTCCACCAGCTGAGGCGACCACTGCAGAAGAGATTTCAGCTGAAGTACAGTCTCTGCCGACCGAGGAGGCCTCTGCAGAAAAGGCCTCAGCTGAAATTTGGTCTCTATTATCCAAGGAGGGCCCTGCAGAAGAGGCCCCAGCTGAATTTGGGTCTCCACCAACTGAGGAGGCCTCTGCAGAAGAGGCCTCAGATGAAGTTTTGTCTCTACTTGGCATGGACACTCCTGCAGAAGAGGCATCAGTTAATCTTTGGCCTCAACTAGTAGCTAAAGAGGCCCCAGCTGAAGAGGCCTATGAAGAGACCTCAGCTGAAGTTCAGTCTTCACCAGATGTGAAGGCCCCTGAAGAAAAGACTCCAGCTGAATTTTGGTCTCCATCAGCTGAAGATACTACTTTAGAAATGCTCTCTGTTGACAAACATTTTCCAGCACCCAAAGAGGACTTTATTACACAAATCTCTATAGAAAATGTCCTTACTCAACCATCTGAACAACCTGCTGCAGATAAGTCTCTGGTAGACCATGTGTCTACTGAACATCAATATCTCCAGACAGAGGTCCCAGTGGTAAAATTAGAATCAAAGGTTTTGGAAGATCaccaaaaacccaaatag
- the FSCB gene encoding fibrous sheath CABYR-binding protein isoform X3 → MEESDEPDQPISAGRQEIRKRRRPSQPMVDKCHQTEVTEKKKHLPISQSSGPKATLSIGNISGSKVNCESLRISSQLQQTWAKRKRVHDMTDKSLQTDTTVEEKKEEIKSVGETVVPEEMPAAVGEVVSEFPESVQEVKIPSSGHSVQLKVDRSQQTSCTGDWTMMNIPQKETVDKEQQTYFSESEIVVFGRPDSPFSKSNEVVQKRHSSGKIFISEYPKWQPSTSRDEGIRQEDIIRSSFSQQSKKGSLGPLEDEQYIPVEVQPLISEEVSAEVQPTLAEDIPAGKPTSEFQHPQTEETPTEKGPAKVQPTLGEEALSERPPAEVQSPNIEKSPVQPFPEEETPEDEAPAKVESILAEEAFSEEPLSTEEPSIQEATELQLPPALEALIEEAGAEVQSPPAEAPGEVQSQSAKEAPAEEAPAEVQSPPPEEAPEKQAPGEVQSPPAEAPGEVQSPPAEALVEVQPPPAEEVPAEEAPGEVQSPPAEASPEGQSPPAEAPGEVQSPPAEAQAEVQSPPAEAQAEVQSPPAEAQAEVQSSPAEAQAEVQSPPAEATTAEEISAEVQSLPTEEASAEKASAEIWSLLSKEGPAEEAPAEFGSPPTEEASAEEASDEVLSLLGMDTPAEEASVNLWPQLVAKEAPAEEAYEETSAEVQSSPDVKAPEEKTPAEFWSPSAEDTTLEMLSVDKHFPAPKEDFITQISIENVLTQPSEQPAADKSLVDHVSTEHQYLQTEVPVVKLESKVLEDHQKPK, encoded by the exons atggaagaaagtgaTGAACCTGATCAGCCTATTTCAGCAGGGAGGCAAGAAATTCGAAAAAGAAGACGACCCAGTCAACCAATGGTAGATAAGTGCCATCAGACTGaagtgacagagaaaaagaaacatctgcCTATATCACAATCATCTGGCCCTAAAGCTACCCTTAGTATTGGTAACATTTCTGGAAGCAAAGTCAACTGTGAGTCTCTCAGAATATCTTCTCAACTTCAGCAAACTTGGGCAAAGAGAAAGCGTGTACATGACATGACTGATAAATCTCTGCAAACAGACACTactgtagaagagaaaaaagaagaaatcaagtcaGTTGGTGAAACAGTGGTACCTGAAGAAATGCCAGCTGCTGTTGGAGAAGTAGTCTCTGAATTTCCAGAGAGTGTTCAGGAAGTAAAAATTCCGTCAAGCGGACATTCAGTTCAATTGAAAGTAGACAGATCTCAGCAGACCAGCTGTACTGGAGACTGGACAATGATGAACATTCCTCAAAAAGAAACAGTGGACAAAGAACAGCAGACGTACTTTAGTGAATCAGAAATAGTGGTTTTTGGCAGGCCAGATAGCcctttttcaaaatcaaatgaaGTTGTGCAGAAACGCCACTCCTCGGGGAAGATTTTTATTAGTGAATATCCTAAATGGCAACCCTCAACAAGTAGAGATGAAGGAATTAGGCAGGAAGATATTATCAGATCTTCATTTAGTCAGCAAAGCAAAAAAGGTAGTTTGGGACCTTTAGAAGATGAGCAATACATTCCAGTTGAGGTACAGCCTCTCATTTCAGAAGAGGTTTCGGCTGAAGTGCAACCTACACTAGCTGAGGACATTCCTGCAGGAAAGCCCACCAGTGAATTTCAGCATCCACAAACTGAGGAGACTCCTACAGAAAAGGGCCCTGCCAAAGTACAGCCGACCCTGGGTGAAGAGGCTCTTTCAGAAAGGCCTCCTGCTGAAGTTCAGTCTCCAAACATTGAAAAATCTCCTGTACAGCCTTTCCCAGAGGAAGAGACTCCTGAAGATGAGGCCCCTGCTAAAGTAGAGTCTATCCTTGCTGAAGAGGCTTTTTCAGAAGAGCCTCTATCAACTGAAGAGCCTTCTATACAGGAGGCCACAGAACTTCAGCTTCCACCAGCTCTGGAGGCACTTATAGAAGAGGCCGGAGCTGAGGTTCAGTCTCCACCAGCTGAGGCCCCAGGTGAAGTTCAGTCTCAATCAGCTAAGGAGGCCCCTGCAGAAGAGGCCCCAGCCGAAGTTCAGTCTCCACCACCTGAGGAGGCCCCCGAAAAACAGGCCCCAGGTGAAGTTCAGTCTCCACCAGCTGAGGCCCCAGGTGAAGTTCAGTCTCCACCAGCTGAGGCCCTAGTTGAAGTTCAACCTCCACCAGCTGAGGAGGTCCCTGCAGAAGAGGCCCCAGGTGAAGTTCAGTCTCCACCAGCTGAGGCCTCACCTGAAGGTCAGTCTCCACCAGCTGAGGCCCCAGGTGAAG TTCAGTCTCCACCAGCTGAGGCCCAAGCTGAAGTGCAGTCTCCACCAGCTGAGGCCCAAGCTGAAGTGCAGTCTCCACCAGCTGAGGCCCAAGCTGAAGTGCAGTCTTCACCAGCTGAGGCCCAAGCTGAAGTGCAGTCTCCACCAGCTGAGGCGACCACTGCAGAAGAGATTTCAGCTGAAGTACAGTCTCTGCCGACCGAGGAGGCCTCTGCAGAAAAGGCCTCAGCTGAAATTTGGTCTCTATTATCCAAGGAGGGCCCTGCAGAAGAGGCCCCAGCTGAATTTGGGTCTCCACCAACTGAGGAGGCCTCTGCAGAAGAGGCCTCAGATGAAGTTTTGTCTCTACTTGGCATGGACACTCCTGCAGAAGAGGCATCAGTTAATCTTTGGCCTCAACTAGTAGCTAAAGAGGCCCCAGCTGAAGAGGCCTATGAAGAGACCTCAGCTGAAGTTCAGTCTTCACCAGATGTGAAGGCCCCTGAAGAAAAGACTCCAGCTGAATTTTGGTCTCCATCAGCTGAAGATACTACTTTAGAAATGCTCTCTGTTGACAAACATTTTCCAGCACCCAAAGAGGACTTTATTACACAAATCTCTATAGAAAATGTCCTTACTCAACCATCTGAACAACCTGCTGCAGATAAGTCTCTGGTAGACCATGTGTCTACTGAACATCAATATCTCCAGACAGAGGTCCCAGTGGTAAAATTAGAATCAAAGGTTTTGGAAGATCaccaaaaacccaaatag
- the FSCB gene encoding fibrous sheath CABYR-binding protein isoform X1 yields the protein MEESDEPDQPISAGRQEIRKRRRPSQPMVDKCHQTEVTEKKKHLPISQSSGPKATLSIGNISGSKVNCESLRISSQLQQTWAKRKRVHDMTDKSLQTDTTVEEKKEEIKSVGETVVPEEMPAAVGEVVSEFPESVQEVKIPSSGHSVQLKVDRSQQTSCTGDWTMMNIPQKETVDKEQQTYFSESEIVVFGRPDSPFSKSNEVVQKRHSSGKIFISEYPKWQPSTSRDEGIRQEDIIRSSFSQQSKKGSLGPLEDEQYIPVEVQPLISEEVSAEVQPTLAEDIPAGKPTSEFQHPQTEETPTEKGPAKVQPTLGEEALSERPPAEVQSPNIEKSPVQPFPEEETPEDEAPAKVESILAEEAFSEEPLSTEEPSIQEATELQLPPALEALIEEAGAEVQSPPAEAPGEVQSQSAKEAPAEEAPAEVQSPPPEEAPEKQAPGEVQSPPAEAPGEVQSPPAEALVEVQPPPAEEVPAEEAPGEVQSPPAEASPEGQSPPAEAPGEVQSPPNKEAPVEEAPAKVQSPPAEEATKAEARAKVQSPPAEAQAEVQSPPAEAQAEVQSPPAEAQAEVQSSPAEAQAEVQSPPAEATTAEEISAEVQSLPTEEASAEKASAEIWSLLSKEGPAEEAPAEFGSPPTEEASAEEASDEVLSLLGMDTPAEEASVNLWPQLVAKEAPAEEAYEETSAEVQSSPDVKAPEEKTPAEFWSPSAEDTTLEMLSVDKHFPAPKEDFITQISIENVLTQPSEQPAADKSLVDHVSTEHQYLQTEVPVVKLESKVLEDHQKPK from the coding sequence atggaagaaagtgaTGAACCTGATCAGCCTATTTCAGCAGGGAGGCAAGAAATTCGAAAAAGAAGACGACCCAGTCAACCAATGGTAGATAAGTGCCATCAGACTGaagtgacagagaaaaagaaacatctgcCTATATCACAATCATCTGGCCCTAAAGCTACCCTTAGTATTGGTAACATTTCTGGAAGCAAAGTCAACTGTGAGTCTCTCAGAATATCTTCTCAACTTCAGCAAACTTGGGCAAAGAGAAAGCGTGTACATGACATGACTGATAAATCTCTGCAAACAGACACTactgtagaagagaaaaaagaagaaatcaagtcaGTTGGTGAAACAGTGGTACCTGAAGAAATGCCAGCTGCTGTTGGAGAAGTAGTCTCTGAATTTCCAGAGAGTGTTCAGGAAGTAAAAATTCCGTCAAGCGGACATTCAGTTCAATTGAAAGTAGACAGATCTCAGCAGACCAGCTGTACTGGAGACTGGACAATGATGAACATTCCTCAAAAAGAAACAGTGGACAAAGAACAGCAGACGTACTTTAGTGAATCAGAAATAGTGGTTTTTGGCAGGCCAGATAGCcctttttcaaaatcaaatgaaGTTGTGCAGAAACGCCACTCCTCGGGGAAGATTTTTATTAGTGAATATCCTAAATGGCAACCCTCAACAAGTAGAGATGAAGGAATTAGGCAGGAAGATATTATCAGATCTTCATTTAGTCAGCAAAGCAAAAAAGGTAGTTTGGGACCTTTAGAAGATGAGCAATACATTCCAGTTGAGGTACAGCCTCTCATTTCAGAAGAGGTTTCGGCTGAAGTGCAACCTACACTAGCTGAGGACATTCCTGCAGGAAAGCCCACCAGTGAATTTCAGCATCCACAAACTGAGGAGACTCCTACAGAAAAGGGCCCTGCCAAAGTACAGCCGACCCTGGGTGAAGAGGCTCTTTCAGAAAGGCCTCCTGCTGAAGTTCAGTCTCCAAACATTGAAAAATCTCCTGTACAGCCTTTCCCAGAGGAAGAGACTCCTGAAGATGAGGCCCCTGCTAAAGTAGAGTCTATCCTTGCTGAAGAGGCTTTTTCAGAAGAGCCTCTATCAACTGAAGAGCCTTCTATACAGGAGGCCACAGAACTTCAGCTTCCACCAGCTCTGGAGGCACTTATAGAAGAGGCCGGAGCTGAGGTTCAGTCTCCACCAGCTGAGGCCCCAGGTGAAGTTCAGTCTCAATCAGCTAAGGAGGCCCCTGCAGAAGAGGCCCCAGCCGAAGTTCAGTCTCCACCACCTGAGGAGGCCCCCGAAAAACAGGCCCCAGGTGAAGTTCAGTCTCCACCAGCTGAGGCCCCAGGTGAAGTTCAGTCTCCACCAGCTGAGGCCCTAGTTGAAGTTCAACCTCCACCAGCTGAGGAGGTCCCTGCAGAAGAGGCCCCAGGTGAAGTTCAGTCTCCACCAGCTGAGGCCTCACCTGAAGGTCAGTCTCCACCAGCTGAGGCCCCAGGTGAAGTTCAGTCTCCACCGAATAAGGAGGCCCCTGTAGAAGAGGCCCCAGCCAAAGTGCAGTCTCCACCAGCTGAGGAAGCCACCAAAGCAGAGGCCCGAGCTAAAGTTCAGTCTCCACCAGCTGAGGCCCAAGCTGAAGTGCAGTCTCCACCAGCTGAGGCCCAAGCTGAAGTGCAGTCTCCACCAGCTGAGGCCCAAGCTGAAGTGCAGTCTTCACCAGCTGAGGCCCAAGCTGAAGTGCAGTCTCCACCAGCTGAGGCGACCACTGCAGAAGAGATTTCAGCTGAAGTACAGTCTCTGCCGACCGAGGAGGCCTCTGCAGAAAAGGCCTCAGCTGAAATTTGGTCTCTATTATCCAAGGAGGGCCCTGCAGAAGAGGCCCCAGCTGAATTTGGGTCTCCACCAACTGAGGAGGCCTCTGCAGAAGAGGCCTCAGATGAAGTTTTGTCTCTACTTGGCATGGACACTCCTGCAGAAGAGGCATCAGTTAATCTTTGGCCTCAACTAGTAGCTAAAGAGGCCCCAGCTGAAGAGGCCTATGAAGAGACCTCAGCTGAAGTTCAGTCTTCACCAGATGTGAAGGCCCCTGAAGAAAAGACTCCAGCTGAATTTTGGTCTCCATCAGCTGAAGATACTACTTTAGAAATGCTCTCTGTTGACAAACATTTTCCAGCACCCAAAGAGGACTTTATTACACAAATCTCTATAGAAAATGTCCTTACTCAACCATCTGAACAACCTGCTGCAGATAAGTCTCTGGTAGACCATGTGTCTACTGAACATCAATATCTCCAGACAGAGGTCCCAGTGGTAAAATTAGAATCAAAGGTTTTGGAAGATCaccaaaaacccaaatag